One genomic window of Pseudomonas sp. LFM046 includes the following:
- the fabA gene encoding 3-hydroxyacyl-[acyl-carrier-protein] dehydratase FabA — MTKQNAYTREDLLRCSRGELFGPGNAQLPAPNMLMIDRIVHISETGGKYGKGEIVAELDINPDLWFFACHFEGDPVMPGCLGLDAMWQLVGFFLGWQGNPGRGRALGSGEVKFFGQVLPSAKKITYTIHIKRTINRSLILGIADGTVAVDGREIYSAEGLRVGLFTSTDSF, encoded by the coding sequence ATGACCAAACAAAACGCCTATACCCGGGAAGATTTGCTGCGCTGCAGCCGCGGCGAGCTGTTCGGCCCGGGTAATGCGCAACTGCCCGCCCCCAACATGCTGATGATCGACCGCATCGTGCACATCAGCGAAACCGGCGGGAAGTACGGCAAAGGCGAGATCGTCGCCGAGCTCGATATCAATCCCGACCTGTGGTTCTTCGCCTGCCACTTCGAAGGCGACCCGGTCATGCCCGGCTGCCTCGGCCTCGACGCCATGTGGCAGCTGGTTGGTTTCTTCCTCGGCTGGCAGGGCAACCCCGGCCGTGGCCGCGCCCTCGGCTCCGGCGAAGTGAAGTTCTTCGGCCAGGTCCTGCCGTCCGCGAAAAAGATCACCTACACCATCCACATCAAGCGCACTATTAATCGTTCGCTGATCCTCGGCATCGCCGATGGCACCGTTGCCGTCGATGGCCGCGAGATCTACAGCGCCGAAGGCCTGCGCGTCGGCCTGTTCACCTCTACCGACAGCTTCTGA
- a CDS encoding ATP-binding protein, producing MTLRQRWDIHARTQLISLGPALLLTLLLTGFFTFVRLQDLRQELNHTGQLIASQLAPAAEYGVVTGNLQVLEGLLQASLSTPHVRFLEVRDRADNILVYLEQQESLEKTGAQVEVFHAPIIQQQVHLQAQRTLARGDSRSNDGNYLGRVVVGMSNDAFSSRQQEILFKATVLALVALLLTFLLARRLATGLSQPISAMGEAVKAIQDGNYSASLPVVDDSELGDLGRHINNLASGLEQASQEQQQSMDQLIKAREEAEMANRAKSDFLAMMSHELRTPMNGVLGMLQLLETTEMTDEQAEYAALATESTEHLLKVINDILDFSRIERGALELERIPFNLLDLILGSVQVFQHSAQQRGLALTLDTQGGLERVEVQGDPTRLRQILVNLVGNALKFTEEGGIKVETRWQALDSEVLWLTCAVHDSGIGIPADRLEHMFDAFQQADHSISRRYGGTGLGLPIARTLAERMGGTLRAESRQGSGSIFTLEIPLPFRTQGAEAEAGNGTQNSEGSGQHVLLVEDNPVNQTVIEAMLRSLGYQVSLVGDGAQAVHQASRHDYAAILMDCRLPVLDGYEATRQIRQMNGGAALPIIALTANALQGDREACLAAGMNDYLAKPFKRADLLRVMQRWLSRPSD from the coding sequence ATGACCTTGCGGCAGCGCTGGGATATCCACGCCCGCACCCAGCTCATCAGCCTCGGTCCGGCATTGCTGCTGACCTTGCTGCTCACAGGTTTCTTCACCTTCGTCCGCCTGCAGGACCTGCGCCAGGAGCTGAATCACACCGGCCAGCTCATTGCCAGCCAGCTCGCCCCGGCGGCCGAATACGGCGTGGTTACCGGCAATCTGCAGGTCCTGGAAGGCCTGCTGCAGGCCAGTCTGAGCACGCCTCATGTCCGTTTCCTGGAAGTACGCGACCGCGCCGACAATATCCTGGTCTACCTGGAACAGCAGGAAAGCCTGGAGAAGACCGGCGCCCAGGTTGAGGTATTCCACGCTCCCATCATCCAACAGCAGGTGCACCTCCAGGCCCAGCGCACCCTGGCCAGGGGGGATAGCCGCAGCAATGACGGCAATTACCTGGGCCGGGTAGTGGTGGGCATGTCCAACGACGCCTTCAGCAGCCGCCAGCAGGAAATCCTCTTCAAGGCGACCGTGCTGGCCCTGGTCGCTCTCCTCCTCACCTTCCTCCTCGCCCGCCGCCTGGCTACCGGCCTGTCGCAACCCATCAGCGCCATGGGTGAGGCGGTCAAAGCCATCCAGGACGGCAATTACAGCGCCAGCCTGCCTGTGGTGGATGACAGCGAACTGGGTGACCTGGGCCGGCACATCAACAACCTCGCCAGCGGCCTGGAGCAGGCCAGCCAGGAACAGCAGCAGTCGATGGACCAGTTGATCAAGGCCCGCGAGGAAGCGGAAATGGCCAACCGCGCCAAATCCGACTTCCTCGCCATGATGAGTCACGAACTGCGTACGCCCATGAATGGCGTGCTGGGCATGCTGCAACTGCTGGAAACCACGGAAATGACCGACGAACAGGCGGAGTATGCCGCCCTGGCCACGGAATCCACCGAGCACTTGCTGAAGGTGATCAACGACATCCTCGACTTCTCCCGAATCGAACGCGGTGCCCTGGAGCTGGAGCGAATCCCCTTCAACCTGCTGGACCTGATCCTCGGCTCGGTGCAGGTGTTCCAGCACAGCGCCCAGCAACGCGGATTGGCCCTGACCCTGGATACCCAGGGCGGACTGGAACGGGTCGAGGTCCAGGGAGACCCGACTCGATTGCGGCAGATCCTCGTCAATCTGGTGGGTAACGCGCTGAAATTCACCGAAGAAGGCGGCATCAAGGTGGAAACCCGCTGGCAGGCACTGGACAGCGAGGTGCTCTGGCTCACCTGCGCGGTGCATGACAGCGGCATCGGCATCCCGGCGGATCGCCTGGAGCACATGTTCGACGCCTTCCAACAGGCCGATCACTCGATCTCCCGCCGCTACGGTGGAACAGGCCTCGGTCTGCCCATCGCCCGCACCCTGGCCGAACGCATGGGTGGAACCCTGCGGGCGGAAAGCCGACAGGGTTCCGGCTCGATCTTCACCCTGGAGATTCCCCTGCCGTTCCGCACCCAGGGCGCGGAAGCGGAAGCCGGCAATGGCACCCAGAACAGCGAAGGCAGTGGCCAGCACGTGCTGTTGGTGGAGGACAACCCGGTGAACCAGACGGTGATCGAGGCCATGCTGCGCAGCCTCGGCTACCAGGTCAGCCTGGTGGGGGATGGCGCCCAGGCGGTACACCAGGCATCGCGCCACGATTATGCGGCGATCCTCATGGATTGCCGGCTGCCGGTGCTGGATGGCTACGAGGCCACGCGGCAGATTCGCCAGATGAATGGCGGCGCGGCGCTGCCGATCATCGCCCTCACCGCCAACGCCCTGCAGGGCGATCGCGAGGCCTGCCTGGCCGCCGGCATGAACGATTACCTGGCCAAGCCCTTCAAGCGCGCCGACCTGCTGCGGGTGATGCAGCGCTGGCTGAGCAGGCCGTCGGACTGA
- a CDS encoding NAD(P)H-dependent glycerol-3-phosphate dehydrogenase — MTEQQPVAVLGGGSFGTAIANLLAENGQRVRQWMRDPEQAEAIRTLRENPRYLKGVKVHPGVEPDNDLPAVLADCELVFVAVPSSALRKVLEPVAGQLAGKFLVSTTKGIEAQSFKLMSQILEEVAPNARIGVISGPNLAKEIADHALTATVVASEDTELCRRVQEALHGRTFRVYASQDRFGVELGGALKNVYAIMSGMAAALGMGENTKSMLITRALAEMTRFAVKLGANPMTFLGLAGVGDLIVTCSSPKSRNYQVGFALGEGLSLEDAVARLGEVAEGVNTLKVLKVRAEELQVYMPLVAGLHAILFEGRTLAQVIEALMRGEPKTDVDFIPTTGF; from the coding sequence ATGACTGAACAGCAACCCGTCGCGGTGCTCGGCGGCGGCAGCTTCGGCACCGCCATTGCCAACCTGCTGGCCGAGAACGGCCAGCGCGTGCGCCAGTGGATGCGCGACCCGGAGCAGGCCGAGGCGATCCGTACGCTGCGTGAAAATCCCCGCTACCTGAAGGGTGTAAAAGTCCATCCCGGCGTCGAACCGGACAACGACCTGCCTGCCGTGCTGGCCGATTGTGAGCTGGTGTTCGTCGCCGTTCCCTCCAGCGCCCTGCGCAAGGTGCTCGAGCCCGTGGCCGGGCAACTGGCCGGCAAGTTCCTGGTCAGCACCACCAAGGGCATCGAGGCGCAAAGCTTCAAGCTGATGAGCCAGATCCTCGAGGAAGTAGCCCCGAACGCCCGCATCGGCGTGATTTCCGGCCCCAACCTGGCCAAGGAGATCGCTGACCACGCCCTGACCGCCACCGTGGTCGCCAGCGAGGACACCGAACTCTGCCGGCGCGTGCAAGAAGCCCTGCACGGCCGCACCTTCCGCGTCTACGCCAGCCAGGATCGCTTCGGCGTCGAGCTGGGCGGCGCACTGAAGAACGTCTACGCCATCATGTCCGGCATGGCCGCCGCGCTGGGCATGGGCGAGAACACCAAGAGCATGCTCATCACCCGCGCCCTGGCGGAGATGACCCGCTTCGCGGTCAAGCTCGGTGCCAATCCCATGACGTTCCTCGGCCTTGCCGGCGTGGGCGACCTGATCGTCACCTGTTCCTCACCCAAGAGCCGCAACTACCAGGTGGGCTTCGCCCTCGGCGAAGGTCTCAGCCTGGAAGATGCCGTCGCGCGCCTCGGCGAAGTGGCCGAGGGGGTCAATACCCTCAAGGTCCTCAAGGTCCGCGCCGAAGAGCTGCAGGTCTACATGCCGCTGGTCGCGGGTCTGCATGCCATCCTTTTCGAGGGGCGTACGCTGGCTCAGGTGATCGAGGCATTGATGCGCGGCGAGCCCAAGACCGACGTAGACTTCATTCCAACCACCGGCTTCTGA
- a CDS encoding DUF4389 domain-containing protein — protein sequence MNEEREDLQREHILLRVLWMLIFVIVWQLAEIVLGAVVLLQLGYRAFYGAPNAGLLSFGDSLSQYLAQIGRFGTFNTEEKPWPFGDWPEARAPEGETPHEVPPAAHPVRDEEPKL from the coding sequence ATGAATGAAGAGCGCGAAGACCTGCAGCGCGAGCACATCCTGCTGCGCGTCCTGTGGATGCTGATCTTCGTCATCGTCTGGCAACTGGCCGAGATCGTCCTCGGTGCCGTCGTCCTGCTGCAGCTGGGCTACCGTGCCTTCTATGGCGCGCCCAATGCCGGTCTGCTGTCCTTTGGCGACAGCCTGAGCCAGTACCTGGCGCAGATCGGCCGCTTCGGCACCTTCAACACCGAAGAGAAGCCCTGGCCGTTTGGCGACTGGCCCGAAGCCCGTGCGCCGGAAGGGGAGACCCCTCACGAAGTGCCGCCGGCTGCCCACCCTGTACGTGATGAAGAGCCCAAGCTGTGA
- the sixA gene encoding phosphohistidine phosphatase SixA: MRLWLLRHGEAEPRARTDAERELTRHGRKEVLHSAAQLAGRPLGAILASPYVRAQQTAELVRDALGFSGAVGTAPWLTPDSDPREALNFLAERSEQDLLLVTHNPFVSDLAGFLIHGHRQEPLPMSTASLVELEGDALLPGLMSLRALHHVRHH, encoded by the coding sequence GTGAGGCTCTGGCTGCTGCGCCACGGTGAGGCCGAACCTCGCGCACGCACCGATGCGGAGCGCGAGCTGACCCGCCACGGCCGCAAGGAAGTGCTGCACAGCGCCGCCCAACTCGCCGGGCGGCCACTGGGGGCGATATTGGCCAGCCCCTATGTGCGGGCGCAGCAGACCGCTGAACTGGTTCGTGATGCCCTGGGCTTCAGCGGCGCGGTGGGTACCGCGCCCTGGCTGACCCCGGACAGCGACCCCCGCGAAGCCCTGAATTTCCTCGCCGAACGCAGTGAGCAAGACCTGCTGTTGGTCACCCACAACCCCTTCGTCAGCGACCTGGCGGGCTTCCTGATCCATGGCCATCGCCAGGAACCGTTGCCCATGAGCACTGCCAGCCTGGTGGAGCTGGAAGGCGATGCGCTGCTCCCCGGTCTGATGTCCCTGCGCGCCTTGCATCACGTTCGCCATCACTGA
- a CDS encoding AMP-binding protein, whose product MADAVRLPLEVFFEREARHPNKRYLVQPLGGGRIEELTWAEVGEQARRAASWLRGRELPQGSRIAIISKNCAHWIIADLAIWMAGHVSVPLYPNLTAESARQVLAHSESALAFVGKLDDWPAMADGVPQGVPTIALPIHPEGEFDFRWADLQATNPIRDTPKSAPDQLATIIYTSGTTGTPKGVMHNFSNFAFAASHGVNLFGTGENDRLLSYLPLCHVAERMFVEMASLYAGQTVFFAESLDTFLDDLRRARPTAIFGVPRIWTKFQMGVYSKMPAQKLDRLLKLPILGRMVGRKVLAGLGLDAVRYALCGAAPVPGALLDWYKRLGLEVLEVYGMTENCGYSHVCRKGEMKLGWIGRKSPGVEVRISEEGEVQVHSGATMQGYFKDPARTAETLTEDGYLRTGDKGEQDTDGNLRLTGRIKEIFKTSKGKYVAPAPIENRLAVHPRIEQVCVVGDGLPQPMALCVLSDVGRQEAANSARAELEVSLRSLLEQVNGDLDKHERLQGLVLVKDVWAVDNGFLTPTLKIKRSMVEDAYGKRFPEWLERREAVVWHE is encoded by the coding sequence GTGGCTGATGCAGTCCGTTTGCCGCTTGAAGTGTTCTTCGAGCGTGAAGCCCGTCACCCGAACAAGCGCTACCTGGTCCAGCCCCTCGGCGGTGGCAGGATCGAGGAGCTGACCTGGGCTGAGGTGGGGGAGCAGGCCCGTCGGGCCGCCAGCTGGCTGCGGGGGCGCGAGCTGCCCCAGGGCAGCCGTATCGCGATCATTTCCAAGAACTGTGCCCACTGGATCATCGCCGACCTCGCCATCTGGATGGCCGGCCACGTTTCCGTCCCGCTCTATCCCAACCTCACTGCAGAGTCCGCCCGGCAGGTGCTGGCGCATTCCGAATCGGCCCTGGCCTTTGTCGGCAAGCTCGACGACTGGCCCGCCATGGCCGACGGCGTGCCCCAGGGCGTACCCACCATCGCGCTGCCGATTCACCCCGAGGGCGAGTTCGACTTCCGCTGGGCCGACCTGCAGGCCACCAACCCGATCCGGGACACCCCCAAAAGTGCGCCGGACCAGCTCGCCACCATCATCTACACCTCCGGCACCACCGGCACGCCCAAGGGCGTGATGCACAATTTCAGCAACTTCGCCTTTGCCGCCAGCCACGGGGTCAACCTGTTCGGCACCGGCGAGAACGACCGCCTCCTTTCCTACCTGCCGCTGTGCCACGTGGCCGAGCGGATGTTCGTCGAGATGGCGTCCCTCTACGCCGGGCAGACGGTGTTCTTCGCGGAAAGCCTGGACACCTTCCTGGACGACCTGCGTCGCGCCCGGCCCACCGCCATCTTCGGCGTGCCGAGGATCTGGACCAAGTTCCAGATGGGCGTGTACTCGAAGATGCCCGCACAGAAGCTGGATCGCCTGCTGAAGCTGCCCATCCTCGGCCGCATGGTTGGCCGCAAGGTGCTGGCCGGTCTCGGCCTGGACGCCGTGCGCTATGCCCTCTGCGGTGCCGCGCCGGTCCCCGGGGCGCTGCTGGACTGGTACAAGCGCCTGGGCCTCGAAGTGCTGGAGGTCTACGGCATGACCGAGAACTGCGGCTACTCCCACGTGTGCCGCAAGGGCGAGATGAAACTTGGCTGGATCGGCCGCAAGAGCCCGGGCGTCGAAGTCCGCATCAGCGAGGAGGGCGAAGTGCAGGTGCACAGCGGCGCCACCATGCAGGGTTACTTCAAGGACCCGGCCAGGACCGCCGAAACCCTCACCGAAGATGGCTATCTGCGCACCGGCGACAAGGGCGAGCAGGACACCGACGGTAACCTGCGCCTGACCGGCCGCATCAAGGAAATCTTCAAGACCAGCAAGGGCAAGTACGTCGCGCCGGCTCCCATCGAGAACCGCCTGGCGGTGCACCCGCGCATCGAGCAGGTCTGCGTGGTGGGCGATGGATTGCCGCAGCCCATGGCCCTTTGCGTGTTGTCCGACGTGGGCCGGCAGGAAGCGGCCAACAGCGCCCGGGCGGAGCTGGAGGTCAGCCTGCGCAGCCTGCTGGAGCAGGTCAATGGCGACCTCGACAAGCACGAGCGTTTGCAAGGGCTGGTGCTGGTCAAGGACGTCTGGGCGGTGGACAACGGCTTCCTCACCCCAACGCTGAAGATCAAGCGCAGCATGGTGGAAGACGCCTATGGCAAGCGCTTCCCCGAATGGCTCGAACGCCGGGAAGCGGTTGTCTGGCACGAGTGA
- a CDS encoding hotdog fold thioesterase gives MALWRQTPDLAKLNESLKNTIGEGLDIRFEAFDDESLTASMVVDSRTHQPYGLLHGGASVVLAETVGSTASYQCIDTSRFYCVGLEINANHLRGLRSGRVTAVARPVHLGRTTHVWDIRLAGDDGKPSCISRLTMAIVPLGTEPPRA, from the coding sequence ATGGCCCTGTGGCGCCAGACACCCGATCTCGCGAAGCTCAACGAATCCCTGAAGAACACCATCGGCGAAGGCCTGGATATCCGCTTCGAAGCCTTCGATGACGAATCCCTGACCGCCAGCATGGTGGTGGACTCACGCACCCACCAGCCGTACGGCCTGCTCCACGGTGGCGCCTCCGTGGTGTTGGCGGAGACCGTGGGGTCCACCGCGAGCTACCAGTGCATCGATACCAGCCGCTTCTATTGCGTCGGCCTGGAGATCAATGCCAATCACCTGCGCGGCCTGCGCAGCGGTCGCGTCACCGCCGTCGCCCGCCCGGTGCACCTGGGGCGCACCACCCACGTCTGGGACATCCGCCTTGCGGGTGACGATGGCAAACCCAGCTGTATCTCCCGCCTGACCATGGCGATCGTTCCGCTTGGGACGGAGCCTCCGCGTGCCTGA